A region of the Clostridium estertheticum subsp. estertheticum genome:
TGGTATTGAATTTTTGAAAAGGCTTATACCTCAATATCCTATACCAGTTGTGGTAGTAAGTGCCGTAAGTGATAATGTTTTTGATGCTTTGAATGCTGGTGCAGTAGATTTTGTTACAAAGATTAACTCAATAAATGGTAGTAGTAAGGAAGTTTTTATAAATGAGTTAATTATAAAAATAAAAATCGCTTCAATGGCTAAGGTAGGAAATATCAAAAAAGACATTATAAATAAGAGGCATACTGATAAAATAAGATCAAGAAGCAGTGATACAATAATTGCTATTGGCGCATCTACAGGTGGAACACAAGCTATTCTTGAAGTAGTTAAGGGATTCCCTATAGATATGCCTGGTATTTTAATAACACAGCATATGCCTCCTGTATTTACAAAAATGTATGCTGATAGGTTAAATAATCTTTGCCTAATGGATGTTAAGGAAGCTGAAACTGGTGATATCGTTCTTCCAGGGAAAATTCTTATTGCACCAGGAGATAGACATATGGAATTAATGCGTCGTGGAAATAATTATTACGTGGAATGTTCTACTGGTGATAAGGTGAATGGACATTGCCCATCAGTAGATGTATTATTTAATTCAGTTGCAGAGAAAGCAGGAAGTGCAGCCATTGGAGTTATTCTAACGGGAATGGGCTATGATGGGGCAAAAGGTCTTATGAAAATGAAGCAAAGAGGGGCTTATACTATAGGTCAAGATGAAAAGTCAAGTGTTGTCTACGGAATGCCAAAGGTAGCTTTTGACATTGGCGGTGTTATTAAACAATCATCTTTAAAAAATATACCTCAGTTAATTTATTCAATTATAGAAAATGGAAGGTAATAGAAAATCGATGATTGTTTACATAAACTTTAAAATATTTAAAAAAATATTGACAAAAAAAAGGTCATAAAGTATACTATTCTAAAACATGGAAATAAATTTGAATATTGTGAAAACTGTGATAGGGAAAGTAGACATTCTTCATATTCTTAGAGAGTGGGGACGGTGTAAACCCATAAATGGTTAATGTTGAAACTCACCCTTGAGTTGTAAGCTGAAATTATATGGTTTATATATTATATATAAATCATATAGGTAAGCCGTGCCGGTATATATTAATTATACACCGTTATAAAACGAAGATAAAAAAATGGGTGGTACCGCGATAGACTTTTCGCCCCAATGGGATGAGGTCTTTTTTTTATACTCAAATTTCTAATTTATATAAAATTAAAGGGGGTACAAAAATGAAAGCTGCCGAGGCAATAATTCAATGTTTACAAGAAGAAAAGGTGAAAATAGTGTTTGGTTATCCGGGGGTTCCAGTTGCTCCTTTATATGAAGCATTAAGGAAGTCAGATATACAGCATATATTGGTAAGACATGAACAGGCGTCAGGACATAGTGCTAGTGGGTATGCTAGGGCAACAAGGTCTATAGGAGTATGTATTGCAACTTCAGGACCTGGTGCTATTAATCTTATAACGGGCATTGCAACTGCCTATGCAGACTCTATACCAATGATTGCAATAACTGGGCAAGTTAGAACAGACCTAATTGGAAAAGATGTTTTTCAAGAAGCGGATATAATTGGAGCAACAGACTCTTTCACAAAACATAGTTATTTAGTTAAGGATGCAAAAGATATACCAAGAATTATGAAAGAGGCGTTTTATATAGCAAAAACTGGGAGACCAGGTCCAGTACTTGTTGATATACCACTAGATATACAAAATACGGAAATAGAATTCGAATATCCAAGTGAAATTAGTATAAGAGGCTACAAACCTACTGTTAATGGGAATAAAAGGCAAATTAAAAAAGCATTAGAAAAGATTAAAAATAGCCGTAAGCCTCTTATTTGTGTGGGAGGGGGAGTTATGTCCGCCAAGGCTGAACAGGAGTTAATAAAATTCATAGAAAAATCTAAGATTCCCATGGTACACACATTAATGGGTAAGGATGGAATTCCATCAAAATATCCTTACAATGTTGGACTAATTGGTTCACATGGTTTTAAATATGCAAATAAAGCAGTATCTGAGGCCGATGTTCTAATTCTTGTTGGTACAAGAGTTGCAGATAGAGCAACAGGTGGATCTAAGAGCTTTGGAAAAATGGCAGATATTATCCATATTGATGTTGATCCAGCAGAGATAGGTAAAAATCTTAGTGCTCTTATTCCTGTAGTTGGAGATTGTAAAAAAATATTGCAAGAACTTACTGATGGAGTAATGCAAATCGATACAAAAATGTGGAGGGATCAAATAACAACATGGGAAAAAGAATGTGTTACAATTAGGGAAAGTGGCGCAAAAGTAAATCCGCAATATGCTTTAGAGCTTTTATCACAAATGATAGAAGAAGATGCTTTGATTACTGCAGACGTGGGGCAAAATCAAATTTGGACCTCACATTATCTTGATATGGTTGGTAACAGAAGATTTTTAACTAGTGGGGGACTTGGAACAATGGGGTATTCGATTCCGGCCTCAGTTGGCTGTAAGTTTGCGTTTCCAAAGAGACGTGTTGTTGCGGTAATGGGAGATGGAAGTTTTCAAATGAGTATGTCTGAACTTGGAACTATAAAACAAAATCATTTGAATATAATATTCTTATTATTTAACAATTCAAATCTTGGTATGGTTCGTGAGTATCAAAGCAATGTATACAAAAATACTTACGGTGTGAGTTTATGTGAAAATCCTGATTTTGTGAAACTTGTAGAATCTTATGGCCTTTGTGGAAAAAGAGTTAACTCTAATTCAGAATTAAAAGGAGTTCTTGAAGAAGCGATGGCAAGTAATAAAGCTTTTTTGATAGAATGTATTGTAAGCGAAGATGAGAGTACATTATAGAAGGGAGTGTAAATTATGAATAAATACATTTTATCTATTTTAGTTGAAAATCATTCAGGGGTTTTAAGCAAAATGGCCGGGTTATTCACACGTAGAGGTTATAATATTGATAGTTTAACTGTTAGTATTACGGATGATCCTACTATTTCGCGCATGACAATTGTAGTAAGTGGGGATGAACAAATCACTGAACAGATTGTAAAACAATTGAATAAACTTATAGATGTAATAAAAATATTAGAGTTAAGTCCTGAAAAATCCGTCTCTAGAGAAGTGGCACTTATAAAAGTTGCACTTGATCAAAGTACTAGATCTTTTATTATAGAAACGGTAAATATATTCAAATGTAATATTGTAGAGATGAGTGCAAAGAGTATTATAATTGAGATAACTGGAAATGAAGAAAAGGTATCCTCATTCATTGAGTTAATGCGGCCTTATGGAATTAAGGAAGTTGTCCGTACAGGACTTGCAGTGTTGCAAAGACAATCAGAAACAGATTAGTAATAATTAATAAAAGTATAGTAGAAAGTTTAGTAACTACTTTGTGGGAGGTGATATTTTGGATAATAAAAAATTGATTCAGTTTAAAAAAACAATTCCTAAAAAATTAAGCAGTTTTATAGATCCAGAGTTATTTGTTAAATTTGAAGTTAAGCGAGGGCTTAGAGATATTGATGGTCGTGGAGTACTTGTAGGTTTAACGGAGATTAGTCAAGTGAATTCCTCTATAGTTAAGAATAATAAGACAATCCCAACTCCTGGTGTTTTAAAATATAGAGGCATAAATATTGAAAGTTTAGTGGATGGATTTTTGAAAGACAGTCGTTTGGGATTTGAAGAGACTTGTTATTTATTACTTTTTAGTGATCTTCCGAGTAAAGGAGAACTTAAAAATTTTACAGATTTGCTTTCTAAATATCGAAATCTTCCTGATGATTTTGTGCGAGATATGATACTGAAAATGCCGAGTAAAAATATAATGAACTCACTAGCAAGAAGTATATTAGCACTTTATAGTATAGACGATAAAGCAGAAGATACTTCACCAAGTAATGTTTTGGAGCAGTGCATGAGGCTTATTGCGTGTTTCCCACTTATGGTGGTTTATGGTTATCAGGCGTTATCACATTATCATAACAATAATAATTTAATTATTCGTAGCCCACTTGATGATTTAAGCACGGCTGAGAATATTTTGTACATGCTTCGTGATGATAGTAAATACACAAAACTTGAAGCTACAATACTTGACCTTGCATTAGTTCTTCACGCAGAGCATGGCGGTGGTAATAACTCCACATTTGTTACACATGTAATAACATCATCTGGCTCTGATACGTATTCAGTAATAGCGGCTGCACTAGGTTCTTTAAAGGGGCCAAGACATGGTGGTGCGAATATAAAAGTTGTTCAAATGTTTGAAGATATGAAAGAAAAAGTAAGCGATTGGAAAGATGACGCAGAGATTGAAAAATATCTATTAAAGATATTAACTAAAGAGGCCTTTGACAAATCAGGACTAATTTATGGAATGGGTCATGCTGTTTATTCTATATCTGATCCAAGGG
Encoded here:
- the ilvB gene encoding biosynthetic-type acetolactate synthase large subunit; this translates as MKAAEAIIQCLQEEKVKIVFGYPGVPVAPLYEALRKSDIQHILVRHEQASGHSASGYARATRSIGVCIATSGPGAINLITGIATAYADSIPMIAITGQVRTDLIGKDVFQEADIIGATDSFTKHSYLVKDAKDIPRIMKEAFYIAKTGRPGPVLVDIPLDIQNTEIEFEYPSEISIRGYKPTVNGNKRQIKKALEKIKNSRKPLICVGGGVMSAKAEQELIKFIEKSKIPMVHTLMGKDGIPSKYPYNVGLIGSHGFKYANKAVSEADVLILVGTRVADRATGGSKSFGKMADIIHIDVDPAEIGKNLSALIPVVGDCKKILQELTDGVMQIDTKMWRDQITTWEKECVTIRESGAKVNPQYALELLSQMIEEDALITADVGQNQIWTSHYLDMVGNRRFLTSGGLGTMGYSIPASVGCKFAFPKRRVVAVMGDGSFQMSMSELGTIKQNHLNIIFLLFNNSNLGMVREYQSNVYKNTYGVSLCENPDFVKLVESYGLCGKRVNSNSELKGVLEEAMASNKAFLIECIVSEDESTL
- a CDS encoding citrate/2-methylcitrate synthase, giving the protein MDNKKLIQFKKTIPKKLSSFIDPELFVKFEVKRGLRDIDGRGVLVGLTEISQVNSSIVKNNKTIPTPGVLKYRGINIESLVDGFLKDSRLGFEETCYLLLFSDLPSKGELKNFTDLLSKYRNLPDDFVRDMILKMPSKNIMNSLARSILALYSIDDKAEDTSPSNVLEQCMRLIACFPLMVVYGYQALSHYHNNNNLIIRSPLDDLSTAENILYMLRDDSKYTKLEATILDLALVLHAEHGGGNNSTFVTHVITSSGSDTYSVIAAALGSLKGPRHGGANIKVVQMFEDMKEKVSDWKDDAEIEKYLLKILTKEAFDKSGLIYGMGHAVYSISDPRAVIFKKYVGRLAKAKGLEDEYNLYARVEELAPIVIASVRKIYKGVSANVDFYSGFVYRMLGIPDEMFTPIFAVARIAGWSAHRLEEIINNGKIIRPAYKCVAGSSNYVPLNDR
- the ilvN gene encoding acetolactate synthase small subunit; the protein is MNKYILSILVENHSGVLSKMAGLFTRRGYNIDSLTVSITDDPTISRMTIVVSGDEQITEQIVKQLNKLIDVIKILELSPEKSVSREVALIKVALDQSTRSFIIETVNIFKCNIVEMSAKSIIIEITGNEEKVSSFIELMRPYGIKEVVRTGLAVLQRQSETD
- a CDS encoding protein-glutamate methylesterase/protein-glutamine glutaminase — encoded protein: MSILKKIRVLVVDDSLLFRETIARGIGADRSIEVVGTAGDAFEARDKIIELEPDVMTLDVEMPKMNGIEFLKRLIPQYPIPVVVVSAVSDNVFDALNAGAVDFVTKINSINGSSKEVFINELIIKIKIASMAKVGNIKKDIINKRHTDKIRSRSSDTIIAIGASTGGTQAILEVVKGFPIDMPGILITQHMPPVFTKMYADRLNNLCLMDVKEAETGDIVLPGKILIAPGDRHMELMRRGNNYYVECSTGDKVNGHCPSVDVLFNSVAEKAGSAAIGVILTGMGYDGAKGLMKMKQRGAYTIGQDEKSSVVYGMPKVAFDIGGVIKQSSLKNIPQLIYSIIENGR